Proteins encoded together in one Thermomonospora curvata DSM 43183 window:
- a CDS encoding DHH family phosphoesterase: MTTSGTPGPTVTERARDQVPGPAQWERATQLIRSAHQKIWLVCHEWPDGDALGSMLSFAQALRRQGRDCAASFGEPFTVPAGLRFLPGLELLVEPGQVPAAPELMVSFDAASLERLGSLAPAARRARELIVIDHHASNPGFGTVQLIDPSAAATAVLTEKLIARLGIGLTEDIACGLYAGLASDTGSFKYGSTTPEVHQLAARLLAAGVRPDAVGRELWDRASFGYLQVLGGALGRARIEPDAVDGLGMVWTTISRADRAARDVRYDQLEGVIDQLRRADEAEVAVVCKETDDGRWYVSTRSKGRVDVGRACLELGGGGHRLAAAYTCDCAPATAIAHLRERLRVRKDAK; encoded by the coding sequence ATGACGACGTCCGGGACGCCCGGTCCCACCGTCACCGAACGCGCCCGCGACCAGGTGCCCGGTCCCGCCCAATGGGAGCGGGCCACTCAGCTCATCCGGTCCGCCCACCAGAAGATCTGGCTGGTCTGCCACGAATGGCCGGACGGTGATGCGCTGGGGTCGATGCTGTCCTTCGCGCAGGCGCTGCGCCGGCAGGGCCGGGACTGCGCCGCCTCTTTCGGCGAGCCGTTCACGGTCCCCGCCGGCCTGCGTTTTCTGCCCGGCCTGGAACTGCTGGTCGAACCCGGCCAGGTCCCCGCCGCGCCGGAATTGATGGTCAGCTTCGACGCCGCCTCCCTGGAACGGCTCGGCTCGCTGGCCCCGGCCGCCCGGCGGGCCCGGGAGCTGATCGTCATCGACCACCACGCCTCCAACCCCGGTTTCGGCACCGTGCAGCTGATCGACCCGTCCGCGGCGGCCACCGCGGTGCTGACCGAGAAACTGATCGCCCGCCTGGGGATCGGGCTGACCGAGGACATCGCCTGCGGCCTGTACGCCGGGCTGGCCAGCGACACCGGCTCGTTCAAATACGGCTCCACCACGCCGGAGGTGCACCAGCTGGCCGCCCGTCTGCTGGCCGCCGGCGTCCGCCCCGATGCGGTGGGCCGGGAACTGTGGGACCGCGCCTCCTTCGGCTACCTGCAGGTGCTCGGCGGGGCGCTGGGACGGGCCCGGATCGAGCCCGACGCCGTCGATGGGCTGGGCATGGTGTGGACCACCATCAGCCGGGCCGACCGGGCCGCCCGCGACGTCCGCTACGACCAGCTCGAAGGGGTGATCGACCAGCTGCGCCGCGCCGACGAGGCCGAGGTCGCGGTGGTCTGCAAGGAGACCGACGACGGCCGCTGGTATGTGTCCACCCGCTCCAAGGGGCGGGTGGACGTGGGCCGGGCGTGCCTGGAGCTCGGCGGCGGCGGGCACCGGCTGGCCGCCGCCTACACCTGTGACTGCGCGCCGGCCACGGCCATCGCGCACCTGCGTGAGCGCCTTCGGGTCAGAAAGGACGCCAAGTGA
- the rbfA gene encoding 30S ribosome-binding factor RbfA — protein MVDAARARKLADRIQQIVAEMLERRIKDPRLGFVTVTDAKVTGDLRDATVYYTVYGSEGERADTAAALESAKGLIRSEVGRRIGIRHTPTLTFEFDAVIDNARQIDELLARARAHDEQVAKAAEGARPAGDANPYRITPDSAEDDSDTGDEESQRQ, from the coding sequence ATGGTGGACGCGGCTCGGGCTCGCAAGCTCGCCGACCGGATCCAGCAGATCGTGGCCGAGATGCTGGAACGCCGGATCAAAGATCCCCGGCTCGGGTTCGTCACGGTGACCGACGCCAAGGTCACCGGCGATCTGCGGGACGCCACCGTCTACTACACGGTGTACGGCTCGGAGGGCGAGCGGGCCGACACGGCGGCGGCGCTGGAGAGCGCCAAAGGACTCATCCGCTCGGAGGTCGGGCGGCGGATCGGGATCCGCCACACGCCCACGCTGACCTTCGAGTTCGACGCGGTGATCGACAACGCCCGGCAGATCGACGAGCTGCTGGCGCGGGCCCGCGCCCACGACGAGCAGGTGGCCAAGGCCGCCGAGGGCGCCCGGCCCGCCGGCGACGCCAACCCCTACCGGATCACTCCGGACTCGGCCGAAGACGATTCCGATACTGGCGACGAAGAGAGCCAAAGGCAGTGA
- a CDS encoding DUF503 domain-containing protein, whose translation MGQVFVGALTLDLLLGDVRSLKEKRSIVRPIVAEVRRRFPAVAVAETGAVDLYRRAEIGVAVVSATAGNCTEVLDACERLVAGRPEIEMLSARRRLYGDDD comes from the coding sequence ATGGGTCAGGTGTTCGTAGGTGCGTTGACGCTCGATCTGCTGCTGGGCGACGTCCGGTCGCTGAAGGAGAAACGGTCGATCGTCCGGCCGATCGTGGCCGAGGTGCGCCGGCGCTTTCCCGCCGTGGCGGTCGCCGAGACCGGAGCGGTGGACCTGTACCGGCGGGCCGAGATCGGCGTGGCGGTGGTCTCGGCCACCGCCGGCAACTGCACCGAGGTGCTCGATGCCTGCGAGCGGCTGGTGGCCGGGCGTCCGGAGATCGAGATGCTCTCGGCCCGCCGCCGGCTTTACGGCGATGATGACTGA
- the infB gene encoding translation initiation factor IF-2 — protein MAKVRVYELAKEFGVESKVVMAKLQEMGEFVRSASSTIEAPVVRRLTEAFSNSSQGSSQGSGKGGGGGRKPQASPRRPEQQAQQAAPKPQPPASAEGGARPAPPKPGPVPKPGPVPKPGPRPGPAGRAAPRPGPVPQAPAQQAPGGGARPKPQAPAAQAGPKAPPAPGGPAAGQGGPAVPKPGPRVPKPGPRPGPRPAAPRPGNNPFSSTNTGMGTTPKPGPRPAPPPGDRQGAAGQRGAAAPGGPRPAPPRPVPGPPRPGPRPGGAAGGPRPGGPRPSPMNMPSRPSALGPGAVRGPGRPGGAGRPGVGRPAGGGRPGGGFGGPRPGGGGRPGGGFGGARPGGGGRGRGGAAGAFGRPGGRPTRGRKSKKQRRQEFDNMQAPAIGGVQAPRGGGKTIRLPQGASLTDFAEKIGANPASLVQIMLHLGEMVTATQSVNEDTLKLLGAELDFDVQVVSPEDEDRELLESFDIEFGEDIGDEDQLVVRPPVVTVMGHVDHGKTKLLDAIRNANVASGEAGGITQHIGAYQVQTEVDGEERKITFIDTPGHEAFTAMRARGADTTDLVVLVVAADDGVKPQTTEAIDHATAAGVPIVVAVNKIDKPEADPHRVRAQLTEYGLVAEEYGGQTLFVDVSAKEGTNLDELLEAIILTADAELDLKANPDMPAQGVAIEAHLDRGRGAVATVLVQRGTLRVGDSIVCGVAHGRVRAMLDENGNNVEEAGPSRPVQVLGLTAVPSAGDSFLVVEDDRVARQIADKRIARKRNAELLRTRRSRTLEELFSDLKKGERQELLLIIKGDVSGSVEALEDSLMKIDVGDEVGLRVIRRGVGAITQDDVNLAVASDGAVIIGFNVRAERNAQEAADREGVDIRYYSVIYQAIEEVEAALKGMLKPEYEEVQLGTAEIRAIFKVPRIGNVAGCMVLTGTINRGAKARLVRQGTVVADNLSIASLRREKDDVNEVREGFECGIGLGYQDIKIGDVIECFEMREKPRD, from the coding sequence GTGGCGAAGGTCCGGGTTTACGAGCTCGCCAAGGAGTTCGGAGTAGAGAGCAAGGTCGTCATGGCCAAGCTCCAGGAGATGGGCGAGTTCGTCCGGTCGGCGTCCTCCACGATCGAGGCGCCGGTCGTTCGAAGGCTTACCGAAGCTTTCTCCAATTCTTCTCAGGGTTCTTCTCAGGGGTCCGGCAAGGGCGGCGGGGGCGGTCGCAAGCCCCAGGCCTCGCCGCGCCGGCCCGAACAGCAGGCACAGCAGGCTGCGCCCAAGCCGCAGCCGCCCGCGAGCGCCGAAGGCGGCGCTCGCCCCGCACCGCCCAAGCCGGGTCCCGTGCCCAAGCCGGGCCCGGTGCCCAAGCCCGGCCCCCGGCCCGGCCCCGCCGGCCGCGCCGCGCCGCGTCCGGGTCCGGTGCCGCAGGCCCCGGCGCAGCAGGCGCCGGGCGGCGGTGCCCGTCCCAAGCCGCAGGCGCCCGCGGCCCAGGCCGGCCCCAAGGCGCCGCCGGCCCCGGGCGGTCCGGCCGCCGGGCAGGGCGGCCCCGCGGTGCCCAAGCCGGGTCCGCGCGTGCCCAAGCCGGGGCCGCGCCCCGGCCCGCGTCCGGCCGCGCCGCGTCCGGGCAACAACCCGTTCAGCTCCACCAACACCGGCATGGGCACCACGCCCAAGCCGGGTCCGCGTCCGGCTCCGCCGCCCGGTGACCGGCAGGGCGCCGCGGGTCAGCGCGGTGCCGCCGCTCCCGGCGGTCCGCGTCCGGCCCCGCCGCGCCCGGTGCCCGGGCCGCCGCGTCCGGGTCCGCGTCCCGGCGGCGCCGCCGGCGGTCCCCGTCCGGGCGGTCCGCGGCCGAGCCCGATGAACATGCCGTCGCGGCCCAGCGCGCTGGGACCGGGCGCCGTGCGCGGCCCCGGCCGTCCCGGTGGCGCCGGGCGTCCCGGCGTGGGCCGTCCCGCCGGCGGCGGTCGTCCCGGCGGCGGCTTCGGCGGTCCGCGTCCCGGTGGCGGCGGTCGTCCCGGCGGTGGTTTCGGCGGTGCGCGTCCCGGTGGCGGCGGCCGTGGCCGTGGCGGCGCGGCCGGTGCCTTCGGGCGTCCCGGCGGCCGTCCCACGCGGGGCCGCAAGTCCAAGAAGCAGCGGCGCCAAGAGTTCGACAACATGCAGGCGCCGGCCATCGGCGGCGTGCAGGCTCCGCGCGGCGGCGGCAAGACCATCCGGCTGCCGCAGGGCGCCTCGCTGACCGACTTCGCCGAGAAGATCGGCGCCAACCCGGCGTCGCTGGTGCAGATCATGCTGCACCTGGGCGAGATGGTCACCGCGACCCAGTCGGTCAACGAGGACACCCTCAAGCTGCTCGGCGCCGAGCTGGACTTCGACGTCCAGGTGGTCTCGCCCGAGGACGAGGACCGCGAGCTGCTGGAGTCCTTCGACATCGAGTTCGGCGAGGACATCGGTGACGAGGACCAGCTGGTGGTCCGCCCGCCGGTGGTGACCGTGATGGGTCACGTCGACCACGGTAAGACCAAGCTGCTGGACGCCATCCGCAACGCCAACGTGGCCTCCGGCGAGGCCGGCGGGATCACCCAGCACATCGGCGCCTACCAGGTGCAGACCGAGGTCGACGGCGAAGAGCGCAAGATCACCTTCATCGACACCCCCGGTCACGAGGCCTTCACCGCCATGCGTGCCCGCGGTGCCGACACCACCGACCTGGTGGTGCTGGTGGTCGCCGCCGACGACGGGGTCAAGCCGCAGACCACCGAGGCGATCGACCACGCCACCGCGGCCGGGGTGCCGATCGTGGTGGCGGTCAACAAGATCGACAAGCCGGAGGCGGACCCGCACCGGGTGCGCGCCCAGCTCACCGAGTACGGCCTGGTCGCCGAGGAGTACGGCGGGCAGACCCTGTTCGTGGACGTGTCGGCCAAGGAGGGCACCAACCTCGACGAGCTGCTCGAGGCGATCATCCTGACCGCCGACGCCGAGCTGGACCTGAAGGCCAACCCCGACATGCCCGCCCAGGGCGTGGCCATCGAGGCGCACCTGGACCGGGGCCGGGGCGCGGTGGCGACCGTGCTGGTGCAGCGCGGCACCCTGCGGGTCGGCGACTCGATCGTCTGCGGCGTGGCGCACGGCCGCGTCCGGGCGATGCTGGACGAAAACGGCAACAACGTCGAAGAGGCGGGGCCGTCGCGTCCGGTGCAGGTGCTCGGCCTGACCGCGGTGCCCAGCGCCGGCGACAGCTTCCTGGTGGTCGAGGACGACCGGGTGGCCCGGCAGATCGCCGACAAGCGCATCGCCCGCAAGCGCAACGCCGAGCTGCTGCGCACCCGCCGTTCCCGGACGCTGGAGGAGCTGTTCTCCGACCTCAAGAAGGGCGAGCGGCAGGAACTGCTGCTCATCATCAAGGGCGATGTGTCCGGTTCGGTGGAGGCGCTGGAAGACTCGCTGATGAAGATCGACGTCGGCGACGAGGTCGGTCTGCGGGTCATCCGCCGCGGCGTCGGCGCCATCACCCAAGACGACGTCAACCTGGCGGTGGCCTCCGACGGCGCGGTCATCATCGGCTTCAACGTCCGGGCCGAGCGCAACGCCCAGGAGGCGGCCGACCGCGAGGGCGTGGACATCCGCTACTACTCGGTCATCTACCAGGCGATCGAGGAAGTCGAGGCGGCCCTCAAGGGCATGCTCAAGCCCGAGTACGAGGAGGTCCAGCTCGGCACCGCGGAGATCCGCGCGATCTTCAAGGTGCCGCGGATCGGCAACGTGGCCGGGTGCATGGTGCTCACCGGCACCATCAACCGGGGCGCCAAGGCCCGCCTGGTCCGCCAGGGGACCGTGGTCGCCGACAACCTCTCCATCGCCTCGCTGCGCCGCGAGAAGGACGATGTCAACGAGGTCCGCGAGGGCTTCGAGTGCGGCATCGGGCTCGGGTACCAGGACATCAAGATCGGTGATGTCATCGAGTGCTTCGAGATGCGGGAGAAGCCGCGCGACTGA
- a CDS encoding YlxR family protein: MRQVPPTRQHGRLMTRGPAAQGGFPRRTCVGCRVRTAKSDLLRLVVVEGVIVPDPRGRLPGRGASIHPDLGCLELAERRRAFPRAFRLPGPLDTSLLREHLEAQGSWYQDGRTVSDV; encoded by the coding sequence ATGCGACAGGTCCCGCCGACGCGTCAGCACGGTAGACTCATGACACGTGGCCCGGCCGCCCAAGGGGGCTTCCCTCGTCGTACCTGCGTGGGCTGCCGGGTTCGCACGGCCAAATCCGACCTGCTGCGCCTGGTGGTGGTCGAGGGCGTGATCGTCCCCGACCCCCGTGGGCGGCTGCCGGGGAGGGGTGCTTCCATACACCCCGACCTGGGGTGTCTTGAGCTCGCGGAGCGGCGTCGGGCGTTCCCCCGGGCCTTCCGCCTGCCGGGACCGCTCGACACCAGCCTCCTGCGGGAACATCTTGAGGCACAGGGCAGTTGGTATCAGGATGGTCGAACTGTAAGCGACGTCTAG
- the nusA gene encoding transcription termination factor NusA, producing MAALRSLESEKDISLELVAQAIEDALLIAYHRTEGAAPRARVELDRKTGHVTVWAAETDDEGNVLREYDDTPEDFSRIAATTAKQVILQKLRDAEDEVTFGEYAGREGDIVSGVIQQGKDPRNVLVDLGRIEAILPPSEQVPGESYEHGDRIRAYVVQVRKGHRGPSVQLSRTHPNLVRKLFALEVPEIADGTVEIAAIAREAGHRTKIAVRSRKPGVNAKGACIGPMGSRVRNVMHELRGEKIDIVDWSEDPAEFVGNALSPARVSSVQVIDEAARTARVIVPDYQLSLAIGKEGQNARLAARLTGWRIDIRPDTEVEQSGQVGAVRRSGSDTSGSSAEHATGPADASAR from the coding sequence ATGGCTGCGCTGCGCAGCCTGGAGAGCGAGAAGGACATCTCGCTCGAGCTGGTCGCCCAGGCGATCGAGGACGCCCTGCTGATCGCCTACCACCGCACCGAGGGGGCGGCGCCCAGGGCGCGCGTGGAGCTGGACCGCAAGACCGGGCACGTGACGGTGTGGGCGGCCGAGACCGACGACGAAGGCAACGTCCTGCGGGAATACGACGACACCCCGGAGGACTTCTCCCGTATCGCGGCGACCACGGCCAAGCAGGTCATCTTGCAGAAGCTGCGCGACGCCGAGGACGAGGTGACCTTCGGCGAGTACGCCGGCCGCGAGGGCGACATCGTCTCCGGGGTGATCCAGCAGGGCAAGGACCCGCGCAACGTGCTGGTGGACCTGGGCCGCATCGAGGCGATCCTGCCGCCGTCGGAGCAGGTGCCGGGCGAGTCCTATGAGCACGGCGACCGGATCCGGGCCTATGTGGTGCAGGTGCGCAAGGGTCACCGGGGCCCTTCGGTGCAGCTGTCGCGGACCCACCCCAACCTGGTCCGCAAGCTGTTCGCGCTGGAGGTGCCCGAGATCGCCGACGGCACCGTGGAGATCGCGGCCATCGCCCGGGAGGCCGGGCACCGCACCAAGATCGCGGTGCGCTCCCGCAAGCCCGGGGTGAACGCCAAGGGCGCCTGCATCGGCCCGATGGGCAGCCGGGTCCGCAACGTGATGCACGAGCTGCGCGGGGAGAAGATCGACATCGTCGACTGGTCGGAGGACCCGGCCGAGTTCGTCGGCAACGCGCTCTCGCCCGCCCGGGTCAGCAGCGTGCAGGTGATCGACGAGGCCGCCCGCACGGCCCGGGTGATCGTGCCCGACTACCAGCTGTCGCTGGCCATCGGCAAGGAGGGCCAGAACGCCCGGCTGGCCGCCCGGCTGACCGGCTGGCGGATCGACATCCGGCCCGACACCGAGGTCGAGCAGTCCGGGCAGGTCGGCGCGGTGCGGCGGAGCGGATCGGACACCTCAGGATCAAGTGCGGAGCATGCGACAGGTCCCGCCGACGCGTCAGCACGGTAG
- the rimP gene encoding ribosome maturation factor RimP, translating to MSVESGRGRARRAPRPDQRRTGRHAPAGGPSRAQVQAELTRLVGPLAAAQGLDLEELDVKPAGRRRLVRIVVDADGGVTLEDTATLSQAVSAALDDTDVMGEAPYVLEVTSPGVDRPLTEPRHWRRATGRLVRAALADGGQVEGRVVAADEEAVVLEVAGRRRRFGHGELGRGRVQVEFRRPPQQAGHDDDDDELADLGADEAGN from the coding sequence ATGAGCGTCGAATCCGGCCGCGGCCGCGCTCGGCGGGCGCCTCGTCCCGACCAGCGGCGCACCGGGCGGCACGCCCCCGCCGGCGGTCCGTCGCGGGCGCAGGTGCAGGCCGAGCTGACCCGGCTGGTCGGGCCGCTGGCCGCCGCGCAAGGGCTGGACCTGGAGGAACTCGACGTCAAGCCCGCCGGGCGGCGCCGGCTGGTGCGCATCGTGGTGGACGCCGACGGCGGGGTGACCTTGGAGGACACCGCGACCTTGAGCCAGGCGGTGTCGGCCGCGCTCGACGACACCGACGTCATGGGCGAGGCCCCCTACGTGCTGGAGGTCACCTCGCCGGGAGTGGACCGGCCGCTGACCGAGCCGCGGCACTGGCGCCGTGCCACCGGGCGGCTGGTGCGCGCGGCACTGGCCGACGGCGGCCAGGTCGAGGGGCGGGTGGTCGCCGCCGACGAGGAGGCGGTGGTGCTGGAGGTCGCCGGGCGGCGGCGCCGCTTCGGCCACGGCGAGCTGGGCCGGGGCAGGGTGCAGGTGGAGTTCCGCCGCCCGCCGCAGCAGGCCGGCCACGACGATGACGACGATGAGCTCGCCGACCTGGGAGCCGACGAGGCCGGGAACTGA